A region from the Melioribacter roseus P3M-2 genome encodes:
- a CDS encoding class II fructose-bisphosphate aldolase — protein sequence MISYKELGLVNSRELFKKAVDGGYAIPAFNFNNLEQLQAIVSACVETKSPVILQVSSGARKYANQTLLKNLAKGAVEYAEELGYKIPIVLHLDHGDTFELCKSCIEMGFSSVMIDGSHHPYEKNVELTAQVVEYAHKYDVTVEGELGVLAGIEDDVQSDVTHYTKPEEVEDFVKKTGVDSLAISIGTSHGANKFKPEQCTRNEDGILIPPPLRFDILEEIEKRIPGFPIVLHGASSVPPELVKIINSNGGRLKDAVGIPEDQLRRAARSAVCKINIDSDGRLAMTAAIRKYLNEHPEEFDPRKYLGPAREALKELYKHKIVNVLGSNDKA from the coding sequence ATGATATCCTACAAAGAATTGGGTCTGGTAAATTCCAGGGAACTTTTCAAAAAAGCCGTCGATGGCGGTTATGCAATTCCCGCCTTCAATTTTAATAATCTCGAACAATTGCAGGCAATAGTAAGCGCATGCGTGGAAACCAAATCGCCCGTTATTCTTCAGGTCTCGAGCGGAGCGCGTAAATACGCCAATCAAACTTTGCTGAAAAATCTGGCAAAAGGCGCGGTGGAATACGCGGAGGAATTGGGATATAAGATCCCGATCGTTCTGCATCTCGATCACGGCGATACTTTTGAACTCTGCAAATCGTGTATCGAAATGGGTTTTTCGTCGGTAATGATCGACGGTTCGCACCATCCTTATGAAAAGAACGTGGAGTTGACCGCACAGGTTGTTGAATATGCTCATAAATACGACGTTACGGTCGAAGGCGAACTCGGCGTTTTGGCCGGTATCGAAGACGACGTTCAAAGCGACGTAACGCATTATACAAAACCGGAAGAGGTTGAAGATTTTGTCAAAAAGACCGGCGTCGACTCGCTTGCAATTTCAATCGGAACTTCGCACGGAGCAAATAAATTCAAACCCGAGCAATGCACGCGCAACGAAGACGGAATTTTAATTCCGCCTCCGTTAAGATTTGACATTCTTGAAGAAATCGAAAAAAGAATTCCCGGTTTTCCGATAGTGCTTCACGGCGCGTCTTCCGTGCCGCCGGAATTGGTGAAAATTATTAACAGCAACGGCGGACGTTTGAAAGACGCAGTCGGTATTCCGGAAGACCAGCTCAGAAGAGCGGCGCGCTCGGCTGTTTGCAAAATCAATATCGACTCCGACGGTCGACTGGCAATGACCGCCGCAATTAGAAAATATCTCAATGAGCATCCGGAAGAATTCGATCCGCGCAAATATCTCGGTCCGGCGCGCGAAGCATTGAAAGAGCTCTACAAACATAAAATTGTGAACGTGCTCGGCAGCAACGATAAAGCATAA
- the aat gene encoding leucyl/phenylalanyl-tRNA--protein transferase has translation MTENKQPYDDLLLPDNMIRLYARGAFPMAEPTGEINWYLPEIRTIIPLDNYNVPRSLRKFMETADFQYRFDTAVMEVVRQCAKRPSTWISERLIEAYEGLYQSGFLHSVEVWQSNKLVGGLYGVAYKGAFFGESMFSAVSQASKCALVKLIERLNERGFVLLDVQYENEHLKMFGTVQINYEDFHNLLNRAYKKNVVF, from the coding sequence ATGACTGAAAACAAACAACCGTACGACGACCTCTTACTTCCCGATAACATGATCCGGCTTTATGCCAGGGGCGCTTTCCCGATGGCGGAGCCTACGGGCGAAATTAATTGGTATTTGCCCGAAATCAGAACCATCATTCCGCTCGATAATTATAACGTGCCCCGTTCGCTCAGAAAGTTTATGGAGACTGCCGATTTCCAATATCGTTTCGATACGGCGGTAATGGAAGTTGTTCGTCAATGCGCCAAGCGTCCTTCCACATGGATTTCAGAAAGATTGATCGAAGCTTACGAAGGACTGTATCAATCGGGATTCCTTCATTCGGTCGAAGTGTGGCAGAGCAATAAATTGGTCGGAGGACTTTACGGCGTTGCTTACAAAGGCGCTTTCTTCGGCGAGTCGATGTTTTCCGCCGTTTCACAAGCTTCGAAATGCGCTCTTGTAAAGTTGATCGAAAGGCTGAATGAAAGGGGATTCGTATTGCTCGACGTTCAATACGAGAACGAACATCTTAAAATGTTCGGAACCGTTCAAATTAATTACGAAGATTTTCATAACCTGCTCAATCGCGCTTATAAAAAGAATGTTGTCTTCTAA
- a CDS encoding DUF2721 domain-containing protein, whose translation MQNKFLFDINAQNLIQLMLAPAVMISACGLLLLGINNRYSLVVNRIRLLNEEKRRLFVKVGDKPLSTTENLRLESIARQIELLVYRVRLIRNSALSYVAAVALFVLTSLLLGFGYLLSIDYLNFPIVIAFLLGMILVLTGALFCGL comes from the coding sequence ATGCAAAATAAATTTTTATTCGATATAAACGCGCAAAACCTGATTCAGCTTATGCTGGCGCCTGCCGTGATGATAAGCGCCTGCGGATTGCTGCTGCTGGGAATAAACAACCGCTATTCGCTTGTCGTCAACCGCATCAGGCTTCTCAATGAAGAAAAAAGAAGATTATTTGTTAAAGTGGGCGACAAACCCCTATCGACAACGGAGAATTTGCGCTTGGAAAGCATAGCCAGACAAATTGAGCTCCTTGTTTATCGAGTGCGTCTGATAAGAAATTCCGCGCTCAGTTATGTGGCGGCCGTGGCGCTTTTTGTTTTGACGTCGTTGCTGCTCGGGTTCGGTTACCTGCTTTCGATCGACTATCTGAATTTTCCGATTGTGATTGCATTTTTATTGGGTATGATTCTCGTTCTTACAGGGGCGCTTTTTTGCGGGCTTTGA
- a CDS encoding CBS domain-containing protein, with translation MKTIKELLQNRNIYTVKTGTSVADAVSFMAEHNIGLVPVLDDEGKLVGVFSERDLVKRVIAKGLNINSTKIDDVMTRELVLADINESHQECLKKMKDKGTRHLLIIENGKLAGILAMRDLLEFDLTVQKETIEVLHNYIYAK, from the coding sequence ATGAAGACAATCAAGGAATTGCTTCAAAATAGAAACATCTACACGGTTAAAACCGGAACATCGGTTGCCGACGCCGTCAGTTTTATGGCGGAGCATAATATCGGACTTGTGCCCGTTTTGGACGACGAAGGTAAACTCGTAGGCGTGTTTTCGGAAAGGGACCTCGTTAAAAGAGTGATTGCAAAAGGGCTAAATATCAATTCGACTAAAATCGACGATGTCATGACCAGAGAACTTGTTCTGGCTGATATAAACGAGTCGCATCAGGAATGTCTAAAAAAAATGAAAGACAAAGGCACCCGGCACTTACTGATTATCGAGAACGGGAAGTTGGCGGGAATCCTGGCTATGAGAGATTTGCTAGAGTTCGATCTTACAGTGCAAAAAGAAACGATCGAAGTGCTTCACAATTATATATATGCAAAATAA
- a CDS encoding aminopeptidase P family protein — MFEKEIYIKRRNSLKKKIKEGIILFLGNGESPMNYTDNTYRFRQDSTFLYYFGIDEPNFVGIIDIDENKEILFGNDFDIDDIVWMGPQKSVKQKARLSGIENSAQLSNLQQYLINNIKKGRKIHFIPQYRHENMLKLQILLGIDALRINEYASQVLIHAVADQRAVKSKEEVEQIEKALEISYEMHTSAMKMAKPGVIEKEIAGYVEGLAYSMGRGLSFPVILSKHGETLHNHSHNNVLRKGDLVVHDSGAESMEHYASDITRTFPVGGKFSERQKEIYNIVLSAQLEAIKFIKPGRSYRQVHLKAASVIAEGLKSAGLMKGDVKEAVRNGAHALFFPHGLGHLLGLDVHDLENFGEGNFGYDDKIKRSSQFGLKSLRYAKALAPGIVITVEPGIYFIPQLIDKWKAEKKFREFINYDKVDKYKDFGGVRIEDDVLVTKNGARVLGKKIPKTIEELEALSSA; from the coding sequence ATGTTTGAAAAAGAAATTTATATCAAAAGAAGAAACTCGCTTAAAAAGAAGATTAAAGAAGGGATAATATTATTTCTCGGAAACGGCGAATCGCCCATGAATTACACCGACAATACGTATCGTTTCAGACAAGACAGCACGTTCCTTTATTATTTCGGAATTGACGAGCCGAATTTTGTCGGCATAATCGACATCGACGAAAATAAAGAAATTCTTTTCGGCAACGATTTTGATATCGACGATATTGTATGGATGGGTCCGCAGAAATCCGTCAAACAAAAAGCCCGACTATCGGGTATCGAAAACTCCGCGCAGCTTTCGAATTTACAACAATATTTGATTAATAATATTAAAAAGGGCAGAAAGATACATTTCATTCCTCAATACCGGCACGAAAATATGCTCAAGCTCCAAATATTGCTTGGGATCGACGCTCTGCGCATTAATGAATATGCTTCGCAAGTTCTCATACATGCGGTTGCCGATCAACGCGCCGTTAAATCGAAAGAAGAGGTCGAGCAAATCGAAAAAGCTCTCGAGATTTCATACGAAATGCATACGAGCGCAATGAAGATGGCTAAGCCCGGCGTTATCGAAAAAGAAATTGCGGGTTACGTGGAAGGGCTTGCTTATTCGATGGGAAGAGGCTTGTCTTTTCCCGTTATTCTGTCGAAGCATGGCGAGACTCTCCATAATCACTCGCACAATAACGTTCTGAGAAAGGGCGACCTTGTGGTGCACGACAGCGGCGCCGAAAGTATGGAGCATTATGCCAGCGATATAACCAGAACTTTTCCCGTCGGCGGTAAATTTTCCGAAAGACAAAAGGAAATCTACAATATTGTGCTTTCGGCTCAACTCGAAGCCATTAAATTTATCAAACCGGGCAGGAGTTACAGACAGGTGCATCTGAAAGCCGCCTCGGTCATTGCCGAAGGTCTCAAATCCGCAGGATTGATGAAAGGAGATGTTAAAGAAGCGGTAAGAAACGGCGCTCATGCGCTCTTTTTCCCGCACGGTTTGGGGCATCTGCTCGGTCTGGATGTTCACGACCTTGAAAATTTCGGGGAAGGCAATTTCGGTTACGACGATAAGATCAAAAGAAGCTCTCAGTTCGGTCTTAAATCTCTCAGGTACGCCAAAGCCCTTGCGCCTGGAATTGTAATTACCGTTGAGCCCGGTATCTATTTCATACCTCAGTTGATCGATAAATGGAAAGCGGAAAAGAAGTTCAGGGAATTTATTAATTATGATAAAGTCGATAAATATAAAGACTTCGGAGGCGTCAGAATCGAAGACGACGTGCTCGTAACTAAGAACGGCGCGCGCGTTCTAGGCAAAAAAATTCCCAAAACAATCGAAGAACTGGAAGCCCTTTCTTCGGCATAA
- a CDS encoding DMT family transporter, whose amino-acid sequence MKKSGLRYALSAVFLWSTVATAFKLTLEGMNYAQLLFYSSLTSTLIFASLIFIRRKSIGETLFSKKYIKNNIALGFLNPFLYYLVLFKAYSLLPAQEAQPLNYTWPIIISIFAVIFLKNKINFRIILGLIMAFTGVIVIATRGNILSLHFHNLFGVSLALGSSLLWGLFWTFNLLDSRKEDEKLLGSFFFGTIYTFIYLAAFGSFAISSYKYLLGAVYIGFFEMGITFILWLNALRLSDNKARTATLAYLSPFISLLFIWLILGEKLLLSSIAGLILIVSGIIIQRLNDSIRS is encoded by the coding sequence ATGAAGAAGAGCGGATTACGATATGCATTGAGCGCGGTTTTTTTATGGTCTACGGTTGCCACTGCCTTCAAACTAACTCTCGAAGGGATGAATTATGCGCAACTTTTATTTTATTCGTCGTTAACAAGCACATTGATATTCGCGTCACTGATTTTCATAAGAAGAAAGAGTATCGGCGAAACGCTCTTTTCAAAAAAATATATCAAGAACAACATAGCGCTGGGGTTTCTCAACCCATTTCTTTATTACCTTGTTTTATTCAAAGCATATTCTCTCTTGCCGGCTCAGGAAGCGCAGCCTCTTAATTATACATGGCCTATAATTATCTCAATCTTTGCGGTAATTTTTCTGAAGAACAAAATAAATTTCAGAATAATACTCGGATTGATCATGGCATTTACGGGAGTCATAGTAATTGCCACGCGCGGAAATATTTTATCGCTCCATTTTCATAATCTTTTCGGAGTAAGTCTCGCATTGGGCAGTTCTTTGTTGTGGGGATTGTTCTGGACTTTCAATCTGCTCGACAGCCGCAAAGAAGACGAGAAATTATTAGGCTCCTTTTTCTTCGGCACAATTTATACGTTCATTTATCTCGCCGCGTTCGGATCGTTTGCGATTTCCTCGTACAAGTATTTACTCGGAGCGGTTTATATCGGATTTTTCGAAATGGGAATAACTTTTATATTGTGGCTGAATGCGCTTCGTCTCAGCGACAACAAAGCCCGCACGGCGACTCTTGCATATCTTTCGCCGTTTATTTCTCTTCTGTTTATCTGGTTAATATTGGGCGAGAAGCTTTTGCTGTCGTCAATTGCGGGACTAATTCTGATAGTAAGCGGAATAATAATACAAAGGTTGAACGATTCTATCCGTAGCTGA